Below is a genomic region from Dehalococcoidales bacterium.
TATTTTTGGGGACGGTTTCATTCTCTTAAATATTTGCCTTTACCACTTCCATTGACACCCGGTTAAATCAGGTCTATCATTCATAACGGCTGATGGGGATGGCCACGTCAGCCTGAGATTTTTACCGTAGATTTGAGCAACCTGTTACGACCTTCACAACCATCCGACTCCATACTAGCAGCAAAAATGAAGATAATAATCGCCCCGCAGAGCTTCAAGGGCAGCCTCAGCGCTCAGAGAGTAGCCCGGGCGATGGCCACGGGCATCGAGCGCGTCTTGCCTGATGCCGGGACCATCATGTTGCCCATGGCGGATGGCGGGGAGGGCACGGTAGCAGCGATGACCTGCGCCACCCGCGGCCGGTTAATGTCCGCGGAGGTAACGGGGCCGCTGGGAGAGAAAGTAACCGCCGGATGGGGAATCCTGGGCGATGGCACCACCGGGGGGGTGGTGGAAATGGCAGCGGCTTCCGGGATTACCCTGGTAGCGCCGGAGAGGCTCAATCCGCTCATCGCTACCACCTATGGCACAGGAGAACTGATAAGAGCCGCTCTCGATGCTGGCTGCCGCAAGCTCATTATCGGTATCGGCGGCAGCGCCACCAATGACGGCGGCTCCGGTCTGGCGCAGGCCCTCGGCGTCAGGCTGCTGAACAGGGAGGGTAAGGAGATTCCCCGTGGTGGTGCGGCGCTGATGGACTTAGACCGCATAGACACCTCCGGACTGGATCCCCGGCTGACCCGATGTGAGGTGACCATCGCCTGCGACGTGACCAACCCGTTATGCGGTGAAAATGGCTGCTCACGGGTCTACGGCCCGCAAAAGGGGGCTACCGGGGAGATGTGCCGTCAGCTGGATTCCGCCCTGGAAAACTACGCCGCCGTTATCAAAAGAGACCTGGGAATTGATGTCATTGATATGCCCGGTGCGGGCGCGGCCGGGGGACTGGGGGCGGGGTTGGTCGCCTTCCTGGGTGCCAGGCTGGTACCGGGTATAGAAATAGACAGCCAGACGGTAGGGCTTAACGACCATCTCAAAGAGGCGTCCCTGGTCTTCACCGGCGAGGGCAGATTGGACTCGCAGACGCTATCCGGCAAGACAGTCGCCGGTATTGCCGCCAGGGCAAAGGACTTCCATGTCCCGGTAGTGGCTATCGCCGGTGAACTGGCCGGTGATTTAACAGACCTCAGCCGGTACGGCATCGCGGCCGCGATAAGCATCGCCCCCGGTCCCATCAGCCTGGAGAAATCAATGGCTGAAGCGGAGCAATTAATCGCCGACGCTGTCGAGCGTGCCCTGAGACTGATTTTAATCAAGACTTAAAACCAGTGAGACAGGATGAAAATGAAGAGGGGATTATGCCGAAATTCAGCGCCAATCTGACCACAATGTTCAACGAGGTCGATTTTCCTGACCGTTTTGAGCAGGCGGCGAGGGCTGGCTTCAGAGGCATCGAGTACATGTTCCCCTACCAGTGGCACAAAGAGGATCTGGCAGAAAAGCTGGACAAATTCGGGCTGGAGCAGGTGCTGCATAACCTTCCGGCGGGTGACTGGGCCGCCGGGGAGCGGGGTTTCGCCTGCCATCCGGGGCGGGAAGGAGAGTTCCGGGAGGGCGTAGGTCTGGCTATCGATTACGCCCGGGCCTTGAAATGTCCCCGCCTGAACTGCCTGGTGGGACTGACTCCAGAAGGAGTCTCGACGGAAAAAGTCCGCCGGACACTGGTGGAGAACCTGCGTTTTGCCGTCGCCGCCCTGGAAAAAGAAGGCATCCGCCTGCTCATTGAGCCTTTAAACAACATTGATATCGCCGGATTTTACCTGACACACACCGGAGATGCGCTCAAGCTGATTGAAGAAGTCAACCACGGCAATCTCCGGCTCCAGTATGACATCTACCACATGCAGATTATGGAAGGCAACCTGACAAAGACCATCCGGGAGAACCTGCCGCGCATCGCTCACATGCAGCTGGCCGACGTTCCGGGACGGCACGAACCGGGCACCGGAGAAATCAACTACCCCAACCTTTTCCGTTTCATTGACGAGGCGGGATATGACGGCTGGATAGGTTGCGAATACAATCCCGCGGGCAACACTGAAGCCGGGCTGGGATGGGCCAGACCTTATCTTGGAAAAGGAGGCAAATAATGGCGAATCTGGGATTTATCGGCCTGGGAATCATGGGCAAACCAATGGCGGGGCACCTGCTGGCGGCTGGTCACACTGTTCACGTTCACAACCGCAGCCAGGAGTCCGTCCGCGAGTTGACTGCCAGAGGCGCTGTTGCCTGCACATCCGGCAAAGAAGTAGCCTGGAAGTCCGATATTATCATCACCATGGTACCGGACACGGCTGACGTGGAGGCTGTTCTCTTCGGTAAGGATGGGGTGGTGGAGGGTGTCAGGACAGGCTCCATCGTCGTCGATATGAGCTCCATATCACCGATTGCTACCAAAGAGTTCGCCCGGAAGCTGGGCGCCCTGGGTGTCAAGATGCTCGATGCGCCGGTCTCCGGCGGCCAGGTGGGCGCGGAAAACGCCACCCTTTCCATCATGGTCGGCGGCGAACCCTATGTCTTTGAAAAAGTAAGACCTTACTTCGAAATTATGGGCAAAAACATCGTGCACATCGGCGGCCACGGGGACGGGCAGACTTGCAAGGTGGCCAACCAGATTGTGGTGGCGCTGACCATTGAGGCGGTGGGTGAAGCCCTGCTCTTTGCCTCCAAGGCGGGGGCTGACCCGGGAAAGGTCAGGGAAGCCTTGCTGGGAGGGTTTGCCCAGAGCCGGATCCTGGACCTGCACGGAGAGCGGATGATAGGGCGTAATTTCAAACCCGGCTTCCGCATCAGATTGCACCAGAAGGACCTGAATCTGGCTCTGCAAGGAGCGCGGGAACTGGGAATGAGCTTGCCCAGCACCGCCATCGCCCAGGAGCTGTTTAACGCCGTTGCCGCTCAGGGTAACAGCGACCTCGACCACTCCGCCATGGTGCTGGCGCTGGAGACACTGGGGAACTGTCGGGTCGGCAAATAGCCTCAGGTCAGCGGATTCCGGCAATATGAATAATGAGATGGAGTGTTCAATCGGGTGGACAGTGTAGTTTTGATACTGGAGATGATTACTCGGTTAGCTGACTTTTTACTTTGAGGTGCTCATGCGTGACCATGTAGCGCAGTGCGATAAGTATCAGGATGTTCAGAGCAAGTCCCAGGAGAGCGAGGATCTGTTGCTCGTAAAAAGACAGGACTTGCGTAAAGAAGATTGAAACCAGTATGGCCCACCGGAAC
It encodes:
- a CDS encoding 2-hydroxy-3-oxopropionate reductase, encoding MANLGFIGLGIMGKPMAGHLLAAGHTVHVHNRSQESVRELTARGAVACTSGKEVAWKSDIIITMVPDTADVEAVLFGKDGVVEGVRTGSIVVDMSSISPIATKEFARKLGALGVKMLDAPVSGGQVGAENATLSIMVGGEPYVFEKVRPYFEIMGKNIVHIGGHGDGQTCKVANQIVVALTIEAVGEALLFASKAGADPGKVREALLGGFAQSRILDLHGERMIGRNFKPGFRIRLHQKDLNLALQGARELGMSLPSTAIAQELFNAVAAQGNSDLDHSAMVLALETLGNCRVGK
- a CDS encoding glycerate kinase, giving the protein MKIIIAPQSFKGSLSAQRVARAMATGIERVLPDAGTIMLPMADGGEGTVAAMTCATRGRLMSAEVTGPLGEKVTAGWGILGDGTTGGVVEMAAASGITLVAPERLNPLIATTYGTGELIRAALDAGCRKLIIGIGGSATNDGGSGLAQALGVRLLNREGKEIPRGGAALMDLDRIDTSGLDPRLTRCEVTIACDVTNPLCGENGCSRVYGPQKGATGEMCRQLDSALENYAAVIKRDLGIDVIDMPGAGAAGGLGAGLVAFLGARLVPGIEIDSQTVGLNDHLKEASLVFTGEGRLDSQTLSGKTVAGIAARAKDFHVPVVAIAGELAGDLTDLSRYGIAAAISIAPGPISLEKSMAEAEQLIADAVERALRLILIKT
- the hyi gene encoding hydroxypyruvate isomerase, producing MPKFSANLTTMFNEVDFPDRFEQAARAGFRGIEYMFPYQWHKEDLAEKLDKFGLEQVLHNLPAGDWAAGERGFACHPGREGEFREGVGLAIDYARALKCPRLNCLVGLTPEGVSTEKVRRTLVENLRFAVAALEKEGIRLLIEPLNNIDIAGFYLTHTGDALKLIEEVNHGNLRLQYDIYHMQIMEGNLTKTIRENLPRIAHMQLADVPGRHEPGTGEINYPNLFRFIDEAGYDGWIGCEYNPAGNTEAGLGWARPYLGKGGK